Proteins from a single region of Hydra vulgaris chromosome 12, alternate assembly HydraT2T_AEP:
- the LOC136088367 gene encoding uncharacterized protein LOC136088367, with product MIVKYRKREKTPKYTIEQQIKAKKRSRKLVNQLYNTKWLLVIDDEKYFCFAGDNMPENSGYYTNNKKTCQESVRFIGKEKFPKTLLMWIAISDRGMSEPLFRTSKAVAINSSIYINGCLEKRLLPFIHKYHGDFNYLFWPDLASSHYSKESLNWMNQYVYYVDKESNPPNVPQARPIENFWGHLAQKVYEGDWQASAEQVLIDRIKLKLQKIGLNFLQSHMKGVRAKLRSIADGGVFSYKK from the coding sequence atgattgttaaatATAGAAAACGTGAAAAGACTCCAAAATACACTATAGAACAACAAATAAAGGCAAAGAAAAGAAGCAGGAAACTAGTTAACCAACTCTATAACACAAAATGGCTTCTAGTCATCGATGacgaaaaatacttttgttttgcaGGGGACAACATGCCTGAAAATTCTGGATACTACacaaacaacaaaaagacaTGCCAAGAAAGTGTTCGTTTTATAGGAAAAGAGAAATTTccaaaaacattattaatgtGGATAGCCATATCTGACCGTGGTATGTCCGAGCCATTGTTTCGCACTTCCAAGGCTGTAGCGATCAATTCATCAATCTATATTAATGGATGTTTAGAAAAACGACTTCTTCCATTTATTCACAAGTATCATGGAGactttaactatttattttggcCAGATTTAGCAAGTTCTCATTATTCTAAAGAGTCTCTAAATTGGATGAACCAATATGTCTATTACGTTGATAAAGAATCCAATCCCCCAAATGTGCCTCAAGCACGaccaattgaaaatttttgggGACATTTGGCACAGAAGGTTTACGAGGGAGATTGGCAAGCTTCAGCAGAGCAAGTTTTGATTGATCGCATTAAactaaaactacaaaaaattggtttaaactttttacagtCGCATATGAAAGGCGTCAGAGCAAAATTGAGATCAATTGCAGATGGTGgtgttttttcatataaaaaataa
- the ilp1 gene encoding uncharacterized protein LOC100205786 isoform X2, with the protein MLIEMQRSVIFLIIIILSGVMGGEEKPAHAQALCGNQFLLRWKVLCQIESQKKSNNLHIELKSMMKEQKHFLLKANTAKKFLNPLKRKRRSIFSGKLDNADEECCKEKCVNLEILEYPC; encoded by the exons atgcttATTGAAATGCAACGTTCAGTTATTTTCCTGATAATTATCATATTATCTGGAGTTATGGGAGGTGAAGAAAAACCTGCTCACGCACAAGCATTATGtggaaatcaatttttattgagaTGGAAAGTACTATGTCAAAttgaaagtcaaaaaaaatcaaataatttacaCATTGAgcttaaaa gtatGATGAAGGAGCAAAAACACTTTCTTCTAAAGGCAAATACagctaaaaagtttttgaatccGTTGAAAAGAAAACGAAGAAGTATTTTTAGCGGTAAACTAGACAACGCCGATGAAGAATGTTGCAAAGAAAAATGTGTTAATCTAGAAATATTGGAGTATCCATGTTGA